The proteins below are encoded in one region of Micromonospora pisi:
- a CDS encoding aspartate kinase: MQKYGGSSLATLERVHHVARRVAAAHATGRSVVVVVSARGNATDELIRLADETDPRRPERELDQLMASGECASAALLAIALHRLGVPAVSLAGPQSGVLATGRYGSGVITAVATDRMVRLLDQGNVVVVAGFQGVNSVGDIVTLGRGGSDTTAVAVAAELRAGQCEIYTDVDGIYTADPRVLPGSRRLASVDLAVMAEMAFAGAKVLHPRAVELAAMERLVLHVRGTFAADDGTVISGGGDMKVLETRGVVVAVAHDPDVARVLVHSRGSRKDLASDVLAVFARLTIPVDLVARSGPYEDEFRMGFTVAEHHVPALLPELDRALAALGGSVAVEENVGKLSLVGMGLLNRPEYTARLLAALSAAGIFTSWISTSQLRTSVTVPRHRLLDAVHIAHREFGLDQPGRGADEPSTTYVESENR; this comes from the coding sequence GTGCAGAAATACGGGGGCAGCTCCCTGGCGACGCTCGAACGGGTCCACCACGTTGCCCGCCGGGTTGCCGCGGCACACGCCACCGGTCGTTCGGTCGTCGTGGTGGTCTCGGCCCGGGGCAACGCCACCGACGAGCTGATCCGGCTTGCGGACGAGACAGATCCCCGACGTCCGGAGCGTGAGCTCGACCAGTTGATGGCCTCGGGCGAGTGTGCCTCGGCGGCGCTGCTGGCGATCGCGCTGCACCGGCTCGGCGTACCGGCGGTCTCCCTGGCCGGTCCGCAGTCCGGGGTGCTGGCCACCGGGCGGTACGGCTCGGGCGTCATCACCGCCGTGGCGACGGACCGGATGGTGCGGCTGCTGGACCAGGGGAACGTGGTCGTGGTGGCCGGCTTCCAGGGGGTCAACAGCGTCGGCGACATCGTCACGCTGGGCCGGGGCGGGTCGGACACGACGGCCGTGGCCGTGGCGGCCGAACTGCGGGCCGGGCAGTGCGAGATCTACACCGACGTCGACGGGATCTACACCGCCGACCCCCGGGTGCTCCCCGGGTCGCGGAGGTTGGCCTCGGTCGACCTCGCGGTGATGGCCGAGATGGCGTTCGCGGGGGCGAAGGTGCTGCACCCGCGTGCGGTCGAACTGGCCGCCATGGAACGGCTCGTGCTGCACGTACGCGGCACGTTCGCCGCCGACGACGGAACCGTGATCTCAGGAGGAGGCGACATGAAAGTGCTCGAGACACGGGGCGTGGTGGTGGCGGTCGCCCACGACCCGGATGTGGCCCGGGTGCTGGTCCACTCCCGGGGCTCGCGCAAGGACCTCGCCTCGGACGTACTCGCCGTCTTCGCCCGGCTGACCATTCCGGTGGACCTGGTGGCCCGGTCCGGGCCGTACGAGGACGAGTTCCGGATGGGCTTCACCGTCGCCGAACACCACGTGCCGGCGCTCCTGCCGGAACTGGACCGGGCCCTCGCGGCGCTCGGCGGCTCGGTGGCGGTGGAGGAGAACGTCGGCAAGCTGTCGCTGGTCGGCATGGGCCTGCTCAACCGACCCGAGTACACCGCCCGGCTGCTCGCCGCCCTCTCCGCGGCCGGCATCTTCACCAGCTGGATCTCCACCTCACAGCTGCGTACCTCGGTCACCGTGCCCCGCCACCGTCTGCTGGACGCGGTGCACATCGCGCACCGCGAGTTCGGGCTCGACCAGCCCGGCCGGGGCGCTGACGAACCCTCCACGACCTACGTCGAAAGCGAGAACCGGTGA
- a CDS encoding 2-amino-3,7-dideoxy-D-threo-hept-6-ulosonate synthase — MSVNNSFAREVRIRRLYRHGDQRLFVVPLDHSVTDGPIARASPLNELIGQLADNGVDAVVLHKGSLRYIDPRWFASTSLIVHLSASTVHAPDPDAKYLVASVEEALRLGADAVSVHVNLGSRDEMRQIADLAAVSDACDRWNMPLLAMMYPRGPMVSNSRDPELVAHAVTLAADLGADIVKTMYVGSVAEMSDVARGCPIPILVAGGAPDSESAVLSYVEDALCGGSSGVAMGRNVFQAPDPGAMARKISDLIHCTFEAALVRSSQPLAVAGS, encoded by the coding sequence ATGTCGGTCAACAACTCCTTCGCCCGCGAGGTCCGGATCCGCCGCCTCTACCGGCACGGCGACCAGCGGCTCTTCGTCGTCCCGCTGGACCACTCGGTGACCGACGGGCCGATCGCCCGGGCGAGTCCGCTGAACGAGCTGATCGGCCAGCTGGCCGACAACGGGGTGGACGCGGTGGTGCTGCACAAGGGCAGCCTGCGGTACATCGACCCGCGCTGGTTCGCCAGCACCTCGCTCATCGTGCACCTCTCCGCCAGCACGGTGCACGCACCCGACCCGGACGCGAAGTACCTGGTCGCGAGCGTGGAGGAGGCGCTGCGACTCGGTGCGGACGCGGTGAGCGTGCACGTCAACCTGGGCTCCCGGGACGAGATGCGGCAGATCGCCGACCTGGCGGCCGTGTCCGACGCCTGCGACCGCTGGAACATGCCGTTGCTCGCGATGATGTACCCGCGCGGCCCCATGGTCAGCAACTCGCGTGATCCCGAGCTGGTCGCGCACGCGGTGACCCTCGCCGCCGACCTCGGCGCAGACATCGTCAAGACGATGTACGTCGGCTCGGTCGCGGAGATGTCCGACGTCGCCCGGGGCTGCCCGATCCCGATCCTGGTCGCCGGTGGTGCGCCGGACAGCGAGAGTGCCGTCCTCTCCTACGTGGAGGACGCGCTCTGCGGCGGCTCCTCCGGGGTGGCCATGGGCCGCAACGTCTTCCAGGCGCCGGACCCCGGCGCGATGGCGCGCAAGATCTCGGACCTCATCCACTGCACCTTCGAGGCCGCACTCGTACGCAGCTCGCAGCCGCTGGCCGTCGCCGGCAGCTAG
- a CDS encoding 3-dehydroquinate synthase II codes for MKLCWLDIRGTGALTGAVVEEAVHQRVDAIVAADPESLASLPPTVTKVLFPQGRALPEEFGRADIVIVDPLVHGEPAELAKLHPDIEFGRFVEIVDADTLELACQAARTERWSLLLFRDPTKIPLEIVIAAAADAGGSIITIAGDVEEAEIIFGVLELGSDGVMMAPRAVGDATKLKAAAQVHPGDLELVELEVTATAHVGMGERACVDTCTYFREDEGILVGSHSKGMILCVSETHPLPYMPTRPFRVNAGAIMSYTLASNERTSYLSELQAGSKVLAVDTKGKTRLVTVGRVKIESRPLLSIDAVAPNGQTVNLILQDDWHVRVLGPGAAVLNSTELKPGDKVLGYLPTKDRHVGYPIDEFCHEQ; via the coding sequence ATGAAGCTGTGCTGGCTGGACATCCGTGGTACGGGCGCGTTGACCGGTGCGGTGGTGGAGGAGGCGGTCCACCAGCGGGTCGACGCCATCGTCGCGGCGGACCCGGAGAGCCTCGCCTCGCTCCCCCCGACCGTGACCAAGGTGCTCTTCCCGCAGGGGCGGGCGTTGCCGGAGGAGTTCGGCCGGGCCGACATCGTGATCGTCGACCCGCTCGTCCACGGCGAACCGGCCGAACTGGCCAAGCTCCACCCCGACATCGAGTTCGGCCGGTTCGTCGAGATCGTCGACGCGGACACGCTGGAGCTGGCCTGTCAGGCGGCCCGGACCGAACGCTGGAGCCTGCTGCTCTTCCGTGACCCCACGAAGATCCCGCTGGAGATCGTGATCGCGGCCGCCGCCGACGCGGGCGGCAGCATCATCACCATCGCCGGCGACGTGGAAGAGGCCGAGATCATCTTCGGCGTACTGGAGCTCGGTTCGGACGGCGTGATGATGGCCCCCCGGGCGGTCGGTGACGCGACCAAGCTGAAGGCGGCGGCCCAGGTCCACCCCGGCGACCTCGAACTGGTCGAGCTGGAGGTGACCGCGACCGCCCACGTCGGCATGGGCGAGCGGGCCTGCGTCGACACCTGCACCTACTTCCGCGAGGACGAGGGCATCCTGGTCGGCTCGCACTCCAAGGGCATGATCCTCTGCGTCAGCGAGACGCATCCGCTGCCGTACATGCCGACCCGGCCCTTCCGGGTCAACGCCGGCGCCATCATGTCGTACACCCTCGCCTCGAACGAGCGGACCAGCTACCTGAGCGAGCTGCAGGCGGGCAGCAAGGTGCTGGCGGTGGACACCAAGGGCAAGACCCGGCTGGTCACGGTGGGCCGTGTCAAGATCGAGTCCCGGCCGCTGCTCTCCATCGACGCGGTCGCGCCGAACGGGCAGACGGTCAACCTCATCCTCCAGGACGACTGGCACGTACGGGTCCTCGGCCCGGGTGCCGCGGTGCTCAACTCCACCGAGCTCAAGCCCGGGGACAAGGTGCTCGGATACCTGCCGACCAAGGACCGGCACGTCGGCTACCCGATCGACGAGTTCTGCCACGAGCAGTGA
- a CDS encoding amidohydrolase family protein, with translation MTRFFDFHARLGPAPGAVDRLLAAMDSAGIERAAVSAGGVLDLDQLSRQIVQGGHVETDADNRAVLAACQGSAGRLLPFFFGNPHRDPDDYRRHAAGYRGLEISPAVHGVPLTDRRTTALVEVAAEYGHPVYLVTLGRYGVRAPDLRTLAEKFPEVTFVLGHCGFIGIDTDAIARVAPNDNVVVETSGAFMLTVRIALDRLGADRVLFGTEHPLQHPEVELAKLRALDLDQDSMEKVAWRNAYRLLGEEIR, from the coding sequence ATGACACGTTTCTTCGACTTCCACGCCCGCCTCGGCCCCGCGCCGGGGGCGGTGGACCGGCTGCTGGCCGCGATGGACAGCGCCGGCATCGAACGGGCCGCGGTGTCGGCCGGCGGGGTGCTCGACCTCGACCAGCTCTCCCGGCAGATCGTTCAAGGCGGACACGTGGAAACCGACGCGGACAACCGTGCCGTCCTGGCCGCCTGCCAGGGTTCGGCCGGGCGGCTGCTGCCGTTCTTCTTCGGCAACCCGCACCGCGACCCGGACGACTACCGCAGGCATGCGGCCGGGTACCGGGGGCTGGAGATCTCCCCGGCGGTGCACGGCGTACCGCTGACCGACCGGCGTACGACGGCACTGGTCGAGGTGGCGGCGGAGTACGGCCACCCGGTCTACCTCGTCACCCTCGGCCGGTACGGCGTCCGGGCGCCGGACCTGCGGACCCTGGCGGAGAAGTTCCCGGAGGTCACCTTCGTGCTCGGGCACTGCGGCTTCATCGGCATCGACACGGACGCCATCGCCCGGGTCGCGCCGAACGACAACGTCGTCGTCGAAACCTCCGGTGCCTTCATGCTCACCGTTCGCATCGCACTGGACCGGCTCGGCGCCGACCGGGTCCTCTTCGGCACCGAGCACCCGCTCCAGCATCCCGAGGTCGAACTGGCCAAGCTGCGGGCGCTCGACCTCGACCAGGACTCGATGGAGAAGGTCGCCTGGCGTAACGCGTACCGACTGCTCGGAGAGGAGATCCGATGA
- a CDS encoding phenylacetate--CoA ligase family protein, translating into MTQTLAPLPQLGQWQSLDELTRLQDGQLPRLLEWAARSPFYRARLGSAFPTGRADLASVPLTTKQDLRDNYPFGLLAVARRELATYHESSGTAGQPTPSYYTEDDWVDLAERYARKWIGITADDTFLVRTPYALMITGHLAQAAARSKGATVVPGDNRSLAMPYARVLRVLHDLPVTLTWSMPTETLIWAAAARAAGYRPDVDFPALRALFVGGEPLSPARRRRISEIWGVPVVEEYGSTETGSLAGECPQGRMHLWADRAIFEVYDPETGQVSRDGSGELVVTPLYRQAMPLLRYNLADNVEISYDDCACGWHLPSVRVLGRAAFGYPVGGAKVTQNVLEDLVFELPIEYGVMFWRGRAEPDRLRVQIEVRDEAREAACSALASAIQATYGIHGEVTGVSPGTLVPHGVLTAIPDVIKPRSLFGPAEDWDRALLYY; encoded by the coding sequence ATGACACAGACCTTGGCGCCGCTGCCGCAGCTCGGGCAGTGGCAGAGCCTGGACGAGCTGACCAGACTCCAGGACGGGCAACTACCGAGGTTGCTGGAATGGGCCGCCCGGTCGCCCTTCTACCGGGCCCGGCTCGGCTCGGCGTTCCCGACCGGGCGGGCCGACCTCGCCTCGGTGCCGCTCACCACCAAGCAGGACCTGCGCGACAACTACCCGTTCGGGCTGCTCGCCGTCGCGCGCCGGGAACTCGCCACCTACCACGAGTCCAGCGGCACGGCCGGCCAGCCGACACCCTCCTACTACACCGAGGACGACTGGGTCGACCTCGCCGAGCGGTACGCCCGCAAGTGGATCGGGATCACCGCCGACGACACGTTCCTGGTCCGCACCCCGTACGCGCTGATGATCACCGGTCACCTGGCGCAGGCCGCCGCCCGGTCCAAGGGCGCCACGGTCGTACCGGGCGACAACCGTTCCCTGGCCATGCCGTACGCCCGGGTCCTGCGGGTCCTGCACGACCTGCCGGTGACGCTGACCTGGTCGATGCCGACCGAGACCCTGATCTGGGCGGCGGCGGCCAGGGCGGCCGGCTACCGGCCGGACGTCGACTTCCCCGCCCTGCGGGCGCTCTTCGTCGGAGGCGAGCCGCTCAGTCCCGCCCGCCGGCGGCGGATCAGCGAGATCTGGGGCGTGCCGGTGGTCGAGGAGTACGGCTCCACCGAGACCGGCAGCCTGGCCGGCGAATGCCCGCAGGGGCGCATGCACCTCTGGGCGGACCGGGCGATCTTCGAGGTGTACGACCCGGAGACCGGGCAGGTCAGCCGCGACGGCAGTGGTGAGCTCGTGGTCACGCCGCTCTACCGGCAGGCGATGCCGCTGCTCCGCTACAACCTCGCCGACAACGTCGAGATCTCGTACGACGACTGCGCCTGCGGCTGGCACCTGCCGTCGGTACGGGTGCTCGGCCGGGCCGCCTTCGGCTACCCGGTCGGCGGGGCGAAGGTGACCCAGAACGTGCTGGAGGACCTCGTCTTCGAGTTGCCGATCGAGTACGGGGTGATGTTCTGGCGCGGTCGCGCCGAGCCGGACCGGCTACGCGTACAGATCGAGGTGCGGGACGAGGCACGGGAGGCGGCCTGCTCCGCGCTCGCCTCGGCCATCCAGGCCACCTACGGAATCCACGGCGAGGTCACCGGCGTCTCGCCGGGCACCCTCGTACCGCACGGTGTGCTCACCGCGATTCCCGACGTGATCAAGCCGCGCAGCCTGTTCGGACCGGCGGAGGACTGGGACCGGGCGCTGCTCTACTACTGA
- a CDS encoding FAD-dependent monooxygenase — protein MGTDEMRIAVVGAGIAGLTVAAALLRAGIRCEVFEQTRQLRELGAGIQLSPNAVRPLRELGLGENLEAVAVRPAAIEMRRWDSDALIGRTNLGDECEQMYGAPYYCVHRADLHQGLLELLPAGTVRLGLRCVGVRELPDGVELRFADGTSTTVDAVVGADGIHSVVRQELIDDQPRFSGHTVYRGVAPAQRLPHLAREPKVLIWLGPGQHCVSYPIAGGSLVSFVATSPAGEWRDESWTAQGRVEDLVAGYTGWHDNVWGLLTAADSVTRWALHDRDTVERWSSGRITIVGDAAHPMLPFGAQGANQAIEDAVALAACLSTGIRDIPAALAHYERVRRPRIDVVHRTIRENARNHHFADGEQQRDRDRNMRESWSLDSSRWLFGYDAALAVRQ, from the coding sequence ATGGGTACCGACGAAATGCGCATCGCCGTCGTGGGCGCCGGCATCGCGGGGCTGACCGTCGCCGCCGCTCTGCTCCGCGCCGGAATCCGGTGCGAGGTGTTCGAACAGACCCGGCAACTGCGGGAACTGGGCGCCGGCATCCAGCTCTCGCCGAATGCCGTACGGCCCCTGCGCGAACTGGGGCTCGGGGAGAACCTGGAGGCGGTGGCGGTGCGGCCGGCCGCGATCGAGATGCGTCGCTGGGACAGCGACGCCCTGATCGGCCGGACCAACCTCGGCGACGAGTGCGAGCAGATGTACGGCGCCCCGTACTACTGCGTCCACCGGGCCGACCTGCACCAGGGCCTGCTGGAGCTGCTGCCCGCCGGCACCGTCCGGCTGGGGCTGCGCTGCGTCGGGGTCCGGGAACTGCCGGACGGGGTCGAACTGCGCTTCGCCGACGGCACGTCGACGACGGTCGACGCGGTCGTCGGCGCCGACGGCATCCATTCCGTGGTACGGCAGGAGCTGATCGACGACCAGCCGCGCTTCTCCGGACACACCGTGTACCGAGGCGTGGCGCCGGCGCAACGGCTGCCGCACCTCGCCCGGGAGCCGAAGGTGCTCATCTGGCTCGGCCCCGGTCAGCACTGTGTCTCCTACCCGATCGCTGGCGGCAGCCTGGTCAGCTTCGTGGCGACCAGTCCGGCCGGCGAGTGGCGGGACGAGTCGTGGACCGCGCAGGGGCGGGTGGAGGACCTGGTCGCCGGGTACACCGGCTGGCACGACAACGTGTGGGGCCTGCTCACCGCGGCCGACTCGGTGACCCGTTGGGCGCTGCACGACCGCGACACCGTCGAGCGGTGGAGCAGCGGGCGGATCACGATCGTGGGGGACGCCGCCCATCCGATGCTGCCGTTCGGTGCGCAGGGGGCCAACCAGGCCATCGAGGACGCGGTCGCCCTGGCGGCCTGCCTGTCGACCGGTATCAGGGACATACCGGCCGCGCTGGCGCACTACGAGCGGGTACGCCGACCCCGGATCGACGTGGTCCACCGGACCATCCGGGAGAACGCCCGCAACCATCACTTCGCCGACGGCGAGCAACAGCGCGATCGCGATCGCAACATGCGCGAGTCCTGGAGTCTGGACAGCTCCCGGTGGCTCTTCGGCTACGACGCCGCGCTCGCCGTACGGCAGTAG
- a CDS encoding 2,3-dihydro-2,3-dihydroxybenzoate dehydrogenase, translating into MELMNRVAIVTGAAQGIGAAVARALVEGGARVAVVDVNEDGLDRLVAEFARSGLPVRPYCVDVRDASGVEMVAKRVEQEMGPVSILVNVAGVLRTGPVVDLSEDDWETVFAVNTTGVFHFCRAVSRLMVEHGGGSIITVSSNAAGVPRMHMSAYASSKAASTMFTKCLGLELAEYNVRCNVVAPGSTYTEMQRSMWGDTDGAQAVIDGSPATFRVGIPLRRLAEPADIADAVVFLVSDRARHITMQDLYVDGGAALRA; encoded by the coding sequence ATGGAACTCATGAACCGGGTCGCCATCGTCACGGGGGCGGCGCAGGGCATCGGCGCCGCGGTGGCGCGGGCACTGGTCGAGGGCGGGGCCCGGGTCGCCGTCGTCGACGTCAACGAGGACGGGCTCGACCGGCTCGTCGCCGAGTTCGCCCGGTCCGGTCTGCCGGTCCGGCCCTACTGTGTCGACGTCCGGGACGCCTCCGGGGTCGAGATGGTGGCCAAACGGGTCGAGCAGGAGATGGGGCCGGTCAGCATCCTGGTCAACGTGGCGGGGGTGCTGCGTACCGGGCCCGTAGTGGATCTCTCCGAGGACGACTGGGAGACGGTCTTCGCGGTCAACACCACAGGTGTCTTCCACTTCTGCCGGGCGGTGTCGCGGCTCATGGTGGAGCACGGTGGCGGCTCGATCATCACGGTCAGTTCGAACGCCGCGGGCGTACCCCGGATGCACATGTCGGCGTACGCGTCGTCGAAGGCGGCGTCCACCATGTTCACGAAGTGCCTGGGGCTGGAACTGGCCGAGTACAACGTCCGGTGCAACGTGGTCGCGCCCGGGTCCACGTACACCGAGATGCAGCGTTCGATGTGGGGGGACACGGACGGCGCGCAGGCCGTCATCGACGGTTCCCCGGCGACCTTCCGGGTCGGCATCCCGCTGCGGCGGCTGGCCGAGCCGGCCGACATCGCGGACGCGGTCGTGTTCCTGGTGTCTGACCGGGCCCGCCACATCACCATGCAGGACCTGTACGTCGACGGCGGCGCCGCGCTGCGGGCCTGA
- a CDS encoding isochorismatase family protein has translation MGIPVITAYPMPAPAELPRNQVAWRADPDRAVLLIHDMQRYFVDFFPPGEPVTSLVENIRQLRLSALRAGMPVVYTAQPGAMTVAERGLLNDFWGPGMSADAAGKRIVDEIAPGERDVVLTKWRYSAFHRTALQQLFRQSGRDQLVICGVYAHVGCLATACDAFTLDIQPFLVADAVADFSRQEHLEGLSYAARRCAAVTSTHELLASLGAAELETSS, from the coding sequence ATGGGTATCCCCGTCATCACTGCCTACCCGATGCCGGCACCGGCCGAGCTGCCCCGCAACCAGGTGGCCTGGCGGGCGGATCCGGACCGGGCGGTCCTGCTCATCCACGACATGCAGCGGTATTTCGTGGACTTCTTCCCGCCCGGTGAACCGGTCACCAGCCTGGTGGAGAACATCCGCCAGCTCCGGCTGTCCGCGCTCCGGGCCGGTATGCCGGTCGTCTACACCGCCCAGCCGGGCGCGATGACCGTGGCGGAACGCGGCCTGCTGAACGACTTCTGGGGTCCCGGCATGAGTGCCGACGCCGCCGGTAAGCGGATCGTCGACGAGATCGCTCCGGGCGAGCGGGACGTGGTCCTCACCAAGTGGCGGTACAGCGCCTTCCACCGGACCGCGCTACAGCAGCTCTTCCGCCAGTCCGGGCGGGACCAGCTCGTCATCTGCGGGGTCTACGCCCACGTCGGGTGCCTGGCCACCGCGTGCGACGCGTTCACGCTCGACATCCAGCCGTTCCTGGTCGCCGACGCGGTCGCCGACTTCAGCCGGCAAGAGCATCTGGAAGGGCTCAGCTACGCCGCCCGGCGGTGTGCGGCGGTGACCTCGACCCATGAGCTGTTGGCGTCGCTCGGGGCGGCGGAGTTGGAGACCTCCTCCTGA
- a CDS encoding ATP-binding protein, protein MSDIERSPQSVRPTAAFFLAWGYIVALPRLRGRDSEWERVLSLLDRPDTPRSILLLEGCRGTGKSRFLQEITRAAQQRSFTVFEQRALVLPTESGLVGPTHAANVPREPDGLPRPEKPPVHAPGSRQLRGRLTEQLDARIEEHSALGPVLVAIDDAHHADPAWLPVLSTLTPPVSDHPLVWALTRQAGQGGPHIDRLFGTHHARVTRIELGPLGDPVVDELVTDLVGAKAAPDLLGLVATAGGNPLLIRELVQGLVEEQKIQIDRGTARLLSRTLPQRMHSLVQDQLRALSVKSRQLLQVAAALGKCFAVQHVAEMLHETTATLLPALEETLSAGLLVGHSERLTFSHEIVWQAVTESMPQSVRVPLCHEAARILSGTGPDHGGRENRPGVRADRSADLAPAGSARTSGADEAIGPPRVLSAIDNEVASGKLAVATTLAQNALTRPMSPLHAVELRCRLAHIMIMSGRSRPAVELAEQALAERRLPDTLRAEASAARVLALSLHDEDQARREAETILADPHTRAGDPSVAIAGMVLSNVLWKDGELAESLRLAREAVVNLRTTTPSTWRTHVTLALARKLSNRHEIAAADVVIQESRPTMDPSDLALHTAAPAIARARLLAQAGRLSESRVQARSALAVAQESGAHLLVPLALSALAMVALRTGDLLTAAEYVRRCRVNLATGNTPLWSAQYDWVELLLAAEQDGPRRAMDLLENHHSGLPTRRLLFIEEPGAAAWLVRLALTVGDAGLARTVLRTAEELATRNPDFPTVVVGAKHARGLLDGDAGALANAASEHLEPWAAAWAAEDLGVHILGAGVGGTEPAVAKLGRALKGFEHIGAERDAARVRNRLRALGVRRQRLATPKTAALGWSSLNDMERTIAHLVSQGLTNRQIAKRIFLSPHTVNYHLRQTFRKLDIRSRMELARLTQEHLPQSDPLAPQSDPLAG, encoded by the coding sequence ATGTCCGATATTGAGAGGTCGCCGCAGTCGGTACGACCGACTGCGGCATTCTTCCTCGCATGGGGGTACATCGTGGCTCTGCCCAGGTTACGAGGCCGGGATTCCGAATGGGAACGGGTCCTCAGCCTGCTTGATCGACCCGACACACCCAGGTCGATCCTTTTGTTGGAGGGATGCCGAGGCACCGGGAAAAGCCGCTTCCTACAGGAGATCACCCGAGCCGCCCAGCAACGGAGCTTCACCGTCTTCGAACAGCGGGCGTTGGTACTACCGACCGAATCCGGGCTCGTCGGGCCCACCCACGCGGCCAACGTACCCCGCGAACCGGACGGTCTGCCACGTCCCGAGAAACCCCCCGTCCACGCCCCCGGCAGCCGGCAACTGAGGGGGCGGCTCACCGAGCAACTGGACGCGCGGATCGAGGAACACAGCGCGCTCGGCCCGGTACTCGTGGCCATCGACGATGCACACCACGCCGACCCGGCCTGGCTGCCCGTACTCTCCACCCTGACTCCCCCGGTCTCGGACCATCCGCTGGTCTGGGCGCTGACCCGCCAGGCCGGCCAGGGCGGACCACACATCGACCGGCTGTTCGGCACGCACCACGCCCGGGTCACCCGGATCGAGCTCGGCCCGCTCGGTGATCCGGTCGTCGACGAACTGGTGACCGACCTGGTCGGGGCGAAGGCGGCCCCGGACCTGCTCGGCCTGGTCGCGACCGCGGGCGGAAACCCGCTGCTGATACGGGAACTGGTCCAGGGACTGGTCGAGGAACAGAAGATCCAGATCGACCGGGGTACGGCCCGACTGCTCTCCCGTACGCTGCCGCAGCGAATGCACTCCCTGGTGCAGGACCAGTTGCGCGCCCTGTCGGTGAAGTCCCGCCAACTGCTCCAGGTGGCCGCCGCGCTGGGCAAGTGCTTCGCGGTGCAGCACGTGGCGGAGATGCTGCACGAGACCACCGCGACCCTGCTCCCCGCACTGGAGGAGACCCTCTCCGCCGGACTGCTGGTCGGTCACTCGGAACGGCTGACCTTCAGCCACGAGATCGTCTGGCAGGCGGTGACCGAGTCGATGCCGCAGTCCGTACGCGTACCGCTCTGCCACGAGGCGGCCCGGATCCTGAGCGGCACCGGACCCGACCACGGCGGCCGGGAAAACAGACCGGGGGTACGGGCGGACCGGTCCGCGGACCTGGCCCCGGCCGGATCGGCGCGCACATCCGGGGCGGACGAGGCGATCGGGCCGCCCCGGGTCCTCAGCGCGATCGACAACGAGGTCGCCTCGGGCAAGCTCGCCGTGGCCACCACCCTCGCCCAGAACGCGCTGACCCGGCCGATGTCGCCACTGCACGCCGTGGAGCTGCGATGTCGCCTCGCCCACATCATGATCATGAGCGGTCGGTCACGACCGGCGGTGGAACTCGCCGAACAGGCGCTGGCGGAGCGGAGGCTGCCAGACACCCTGCGGGCGGAGGCATCGGCGGCACGGGTGCTGGCACTCTCGCTACACGACGAGGACCAGGCCCGACGCGAGGCCGAGACGATCCTCGCCGACCCGCACACACGCGCCGGCGACCCCTCGGTGGCGATCGCCGGCATGGTCCTGTCCAACGTGCTGTGGAAGGACGGCGAACTGGCCGAGAGCCTGCGCCTGGCTCGGGAGGCGGTCGTCAACCTGCGTACCACCACACCCTCGACCTGGCGGACCCACGTCACCCTGGCCCTGGCCCGCAAGCTCTCCAACCGGCACGAGATCGCCGCCGCGGACGTGGTCATCCAGGAGAGCCGCCCGACCATGGACCCCTCGGACCTCGCCCTGCACACCGCGGCACCGGCGATCGCCCGCGCCCGCCTGCTGGCCCAGGCCGGGCGGCTCTCCGAGTCACGGGTGCAGGCCCGGTCGGCCCTGGCGGTCGCCCAGGAGTCCGGCGCCCACCTGCTGGTGCCGCTCGCCCTCTCCGCACTGGCGATGGTGGCGCTGCGCACCGGGGACCTGCTCACCGCCGCCGAATACGTACGCCGCTGCCGGGTCAACCTCGCCACCGGCAACACACCACTCTGGTCCGCCCAGTACGACTGGGTGGAACTGCTGCTCGCCGCCGAGCAGGACGGCCCCCGCCGCGCGATGGACCTGCTGGAGAACCACCACTCCGGTCTGCCGACCCGGCGGCTGCTCTTCATCGAGGAGCCCGGTGCCGCCGCCTGGCTGGTCCGGCTGGCGCTCACCGTGGGCGATGCCGGACTGGCCCGCACCGTGCTCCGGACGGCGGAGGAGCTGGCGACGCGGAACCCGGACTTCCCGACCGTGGTGGTGGGCGCGAAACACGCCCGGGGCCTGCTCGACGGCGACGCCGGGGCACTGGCCAACGCCGCGTCGGAGCACCTCGAACCGTGGGCCGCCGCATGGGCCGCGGAGGACCTCGGCGTACACATCCTCGGCGCCGGTGTCGGCGGCACCGAACCGGCGGTGGCGAAGCTGGGCCGCGCACTCAAGGGATTCGAGCACATCGGCGCCGAACGGGACGCCGCCCGGGTCAGGAACCGGCTGCGTGCGCTGGGCGTACGCCGCCAGCGTCTGGCCACACCGAAAACCGCGGCGCTCGGTTGGAGCAGTCTCAACGACATGGAACGGACCATCGCCCACCTGGTCAGCCAGGGTCTGACCAACCGGCAGATAGCAAAACGGATCTTCCTGTCCCCGCACACGGTGAACTACCACCTGCGCCAGACGTTCCGGAAGCTCGACATCCGGTCCCGGATGGAGCTGGCCCGGCTCACCCAGGAACACCTGCCCCAGTCGGACCCGCTCGCCCCCCAGTCGGATCCGCTCGCCGGATGA